In a genomic window of Streptomyces sp. NBC_01231:
- a CDS encoding ABC transporter ATP-binding protein produces MIQFDAVHKRFPNGTTAVHDLSLEMPEGGVTVLVGSSGCGKTTTLRMVNRMVEPTSGTIRVGGKDVQRQDAAELRRSIGYVIQQSGLFPHRTVLDNIATVPLLLGHGRRRARARAAELLETVGLTAEAGKRYPHQLSGGQQQRVGVARALAADPPVLLMDEPFGAVDPVVRTQLQDELLRLQKELSKTIVFVTHDIDEAVRLGDRIAIFRTGGHLVQCAPPTELLARPADDFVADFLGAERGLKLLSLKTLADVPQGPAPEGGAWTLALDEARKPLHWTSKDAELPVRALKDGDSLLSALNESVASPTGLIARVDAAGVLTGVSSRDDIHAHAGRAHTEARAEAPTGKGVAA; encoded by the coding sequence ATGATCCAGTTCGACGCGGTCCACAAGCGCTTCCCCAACGGCACGACAGCAGTCCACGACCTCTCCCTGGAAATGCCGGAAGGCGGCGTGACGGTCCTCGTCGGATCCTCCGGTTGCGGCAAGACCACCACCCTGCGCATGGTCAACCGGATGGTCGAACCGACCTCCGGCACCATCCGGGTCGGCGGCAAGGACGTCCAGCGGCAGGACGCGGCCGAGCTGCGCCGCTCCATCGGGTACGTCATCCAGCAGTCGGGCCTCTTCCCGCACCGCACGGTGCTCGACAACATCGCCACGGTGCCGCTGCTGCTGGGCCACGGCCGCCGCAGGGCCAGGGCCCGCGCAGCCGAACTGCTGGAGACCGTCGGTCTCACCGCGGAGGCCGGCAAGCGGTACCCGCACCAGCTCTCCGGCGGGCAGCAGCAGCGCGTCGGTGTCGCCCGCGCGCTCGCCGCCGACCCTCCGGTGCTGCTCATGGACGAGCCGTTCGGCGCGGTCGACCCGGTGGTGCGCACCCAACTCCAGGACGAACTGCTGCGTTTGCAGAAGGAGTTGAGCAAGACCATCGTCTTCGTCACACACGACATCGACGAGGCCGTACGGCTCGGCGACCGCATCGCGATCTTCCGCACCGGGGGCCACCTCGTCCAGTGCGCCCCGCCCACCGAACTTCTCGCCCGCCCGGCCGACGACTTCGTCGCCGACTTCCTCGGCGCCGAGCGCGGCCTGAAGCTGCTCTCGCTGAAGACCCTCGCGGACGTCCCGCAGGGCCCGGCCCCCGAGGGCGGCGCCTGGACGCTGGCCCTCGACGAGGCACGCAAGCCGCTGCACTGGACGTCGAAGGACGCCGAACTCCCCGTACGAGCGCTCAAGGACGGCGACTCCCTGCTGTCGGCGCTCAACGAGTCGGTCGCCTCCCCCACCGGTCTGATCGCTCGGGTCGACGCGGCCGGAGTCCTCACCGGCGTCTCGTCCCGCGACGACATCCACGCCCACGCGGGCCGGGCCCACACCGAAGCCCGCGCCGAAGCCCCGACCGGGAAGGGCGTGGCCGCATGA
- a CDS encoding ABC transporter permease: MTVDWSWISGHTDDLTTLTLSHLQAALTAVLLGLLISLPLAVVAHRVRPLRGFLLGLSNVLFTIPSIAVFVLLLPISGLTRTTTVIGLTIYTLVVLLRNTVEGLDSVPARTKEAAKAMGTRPLRTLLTVELPLALPVIMAGVRIATVMSISLVSVATYIGDGGLGQLFTDGFQRNYPTPVIVGVVLTLLLAVVADALLVAVQYVLTPWKRRRA, from the coding sequence ATGACCGTCGACTGGTCGTGGATATCCGGCCACACCGACGACCTCACCACCCTCACCCTCTCCCACCTCCAGGCGGCCCTGACCGCCGTCCTCCTCGGCCTGCTGATCAGCCTGCCCCTGGCCGTGGTGGCCCACCGGGTCCGCCCCCTGCGCGGCTTCCTGCTCGGTCTGTCGAACGTCCTGTTCACGATCCCGTCGATCGCGGTCTTCGTGCTCCTGCTGCCGATCAGCGGACTCACCCGCACCACAACCGTCATCGGCCTGACGATCTACACCCTGGTCGTCCTGCTCCGCAACACCGTCGAGGGCCTCGACTCGGTCCCCGCGAGGACGAAGGAGGCCGCGAAGGCGATGGGCACCCGCCCGCTGCGCACGCTCCTCACCGTCGAACTCCCCCTGGCACTCCCCGTGATCATGGCGGGCGTCCGGATCGCGACCGTCATGTCGATCTCCCTGGTCTCGGTCGCCACCTACATCGGCGACGGCGGCCTCGGCCAGCTCTTCACCGACGGCTTCCAGCGCAACTACCCGACCCCGGTGATCGTGGGAGTGGTCCTGACCCTGTTGCTGGCGGTGGTGGCGGACGCGCTCCTGGTGGCGGTCCAGTACGTCCTCACCCCGTGGAAGAGGCGGCGAGCCTGA
- a CDS encoding ABC transporter permease has product MYELFKNLGSWLTGAAQWSGSDGIAHRLVEHLQYSLLATLIATAIGLPLGLLIGHTGRGAFLAINLASFGRALPTVGLVVLVFLAGGLSMLPVYVALVALAVPAIVTNTYAGMTAVDPDVKDAARGQGMRAHQVLLQVELPLALPLIMTGLRLALIQVVATATIAAYVSFGGLGRYVFDGLAQRDLVQVLGGAVLVAAVAVVLDLALSGLQRFLFRHRTA; this is encoded by the coding sequence ATGTACGAACTCTTCAAGAACCTCGGCTCCTGGCTGACCGGCGCCGCCCAGTGGTCCGGCTCGGACGGCATCGCCCACCGCCTCGTCGAACACCTCCAGTACTCGCTCCTGGCCACGCTCATCGCGACCGCCATCGGACTGCCGCTGGGCCTGCTGATCGGCCACACCGGCAGGGGCGCGTTCCTCGCCATCAACCTCGCGTCCTTCGGCCGCGCCCTGCCGACCGTCGGCCTGGTCGTCCTGGTCTTCCTGGCCGGCGGCCTGTCGATGCTGCCGGTGTACGTCGCCCTGGTCGCCCTCGCGGTCCCGGCGATCGTCACCAACACCTACGCCGGGATGACCGCCGTCGACCCGGACGTGAAGGACGCCGCGCGCGGCCAGGGGATGCGCGCCCACCAGGTCCTCCTCCAGGTGGAACTCCCCCTCGCCCTCCCGCTGATCATGACGGGCCTGCGCCTCGCGCTCATCCAGGTGGTGGCCACCGCCACGATCGCCGCCTACGTCTCCTTCGGGGGCCTGGGCCGCTATGTCTTCGACGGCCTCGCCCAGCGCGACCTCGTCCAGGTACTCGGCGGCGCGGTGCTGGTAGCCGCGGTCGCCGTCGTCCTGGACCTGGCCCTCAGCGGCCTCCAGCGCTTCCTCTTCCGCCACCGCACCGCCTAG
- a CDS encoding ABC transporter substrate-binding protein yields MNRRTLLGALAGAAVTVPALSACSSGITSLDSQGTTSGGGGSSKGGVTIGTANFTENQVLGYLYAAVLGTAGVQTTVRPNLGTREILIPALKGGDIDLLPEYQGALLHYLDPKATATEEGAMQNALAVALPAGLQVLPYGMAEDSDAFVVTRETARKYGLTSLADLRKQNGKLVVGAAPEVKKRQVGVVGLKDVYGVEFKEFKSLDSSGPLVKGALKKGDVDVANLFTTDTDIQANDWVVLSDPKNLIPGQHIVPLIADRKADSTVRKALARLGNVLTTAQLTELNRQVDKDKKDPEDVANAYAKQHGLAK; encoded by the coding sequence ATGAACCGTCGTACTCTGCTCGGCGCGCTCGCAGGAGCGGCCGTCACCGTCCCCGCCCTCTCCGCCTGCTCCAGCGGCATCACCTCCCTCGACAGCCAGGGCACCACCTCCGGTGGCGGCGGCTCCAGCAAGGGCGGGGTCACCATCGGCACCGCCAACTTCACGGAGAACCAGGTCCTGGGCTACCTGTACGCGGCCGTCCTCGGGACAGCCGGCGTACAGACCACCGTCCGCCCGAACCTAGGCACCCGCGAGATCCTGATCCCCGCGCTCAAGGGCGGCGACATCGACCTCCTCCCCGAGTACCAGGGCGCCCTCCTGCACTACCTGGATCCCAAGGCGACGGCGACCGAGGAGGGCGCGATGCAGAACGCCCTCGCCGTCGCTCTCCCGGCCGGCCTCCAGGTGCTTCCGTACGGCATGGCCGAGGACTCCGACGCGTTCGTCGTCACCCGCGAGACCGCCCGGAAGTACGGCCTGACCTCCCTCGCCGACCTGCGGAAACAGAACGGCAAGCTGGTCGTCGGTGCCGCGCCCGAGGTGAAGAAGCGCCAGGTGGGCGTGGTCGGCCTGAAGGACGTCTACGGGGTGGAGTTCAAGGAGTTCAAGTCCCTCGACTCGTCCGGCCCGCTGGTCAAGGGGGCCCTGAAGAAGGGCGACGTAGACGTGGCGAACCTCTTCACCACGGACACCGACATCCAGGCCAACGACTGGGTGGTCCTGTCCGACCCGAAGAACCTGATCCCCGGCCAGCACATCGTCCCGCTCATCGCCGACCGCAAGGCCGACTCCACGGTCCGCAAGGCCCTCGCCCGCCTCGGCAACGTCCTCACCACCGCGCAGCTCACCGAGCTCAACCGCCAGGTGGACAAGGACAAGAAGGACCCGGAGGACGTGGCGAACGCCTACGCGAAGCAGCACGGGCTGGCGAAGTAG
- a CDS encoding cystathionine beta-synthase — MQFHDSMISLVGNTPLLRLNSVTKGIRATVLAKVEYFNPGGSVKDRIALRMIEAAEESGALKPGGTIVEPTSGNTGVGLAIVAQQKGYKCIFVCPDKVSTDKINVLRAYGAEVVVCPTAVDPEHPDSYYNVSDRLVRETPGAWKPDQYSNPNNPLSHYHSTGPELWEQTEGRITHFVAGVGTGGTISGTGRYLKDISDGKVNVVGADPEGSVYSGGSGRPYLVEGVGEDFWPTAYDRTVADEIVPVSDKDSFQMTRRLAKEEGLLVGGSCGMAVVAALRVAERLGPDDVVVVLLPDSGRGYLSKIFNDEWMADYGFLEDEGPSARVADVLNDKVHGAIPSLVHMHPDETVGEAIEVLREYGVSQMPIVKPGAGHPDVMAAEVVGSVVERELLNALFTQRASLEDPLEKHMSPPLPQVGSGEPVGDLMSVLGTADAAIVLVEGKPTGVVSRQDLLAFLAKGGK; from the coding sequence GTGCAATTCCACGACTCGATGATCAGCCTCGTCGGCAACACCCCGCTGCTGAGGCTCAACAGCGTGACCAAGGGCATTCGGGCAACCGTCCTGGCCAAGGTGGAGTACTTCAACCCGGGCGGTTCCGTGAAGGACCGCATCGCCCTGCGGATGATCGAGGCCGCGGAGGAGAGCGGGGCGCTCAAGCCCGGCGGCACGATCGTCGAGCCGACCAGCGGGAACACCGGTGTCGGGCTCGCCATCGTGGCGCAGCAGAAGGGGTACAAGTGCATCTTCGTGTGCCCCGACAAGGTGAGCACCGACAAGATCAACGTGCTGCGGGCGTACGGTGCCGAGGTGGTCGTGTGTCCGACTGCGGTGGACCCGGAGCACCCCGACTCGTACTACAACGTCTCCGACCGGCTGGTCCGCGAGACGCCCGGAGCATGGAAGCCCGACCAGTACTCCAACCCCAACAACCCGCTCTCCCACTACCACTCGACCGGTCCTGAGCTGTGGGAGCAGACGGAGGGCAGGATCACCCACTTCGTCGCGGGCGTGGGGACCGGCGGCACCATCTCCGGTACCGGCCGCTACCTGAAGGACATCAGCGACGGGAAGGTGAACGTCGTCGGAGCCGACCCCGAGGGCTCCGTGTACTCGGGCGGTTCCGGGCGGCCGTATCTCGTCGAGGGCGTCGGTGAGGACTTCTGGCCCACCGCCTACGACCGGACCGTCGCCGACGAGATCGTGCCGGTGTCCGACAAGGACTCCTTCCAGATGACCCGGCGGCTCGCGAAGGAGGAGGGGCTGCTGGTCGGCGGCTCCTGCGGAATGGCCGTGGTCGCGGCGCTGCGGGTGGCCGAGCGGCTCGGGCCCGACGACGTCGTGGTGGTGCTGCTGCCCGACAGCGGGCGCGGCTACCTCAGCAAGATCTTCAACGACGAGTGGATGGCCGACTACGGCTTCCTCGAGGACGAGGGTCCCAGCGCCCGCGTCGCCGACGTCCTCAACGACAAGGTGCACGGCGCCATCCCGTCCCTCGTCCACATGCACCCGGACGAGACCGTCGGCGAGGCCATCGAGGTGCTGCGCGAGTACGGCGTCTCGCAGATGCCGATCGTCAAGCCCGGTGCCGGTCACCCGGACGTCATGGCCGCGGAGGTCGTCGGCTCGGTCGTGGAGCGGGAGCTGCTCAACGCCCTGTTCACCCAGCGCGCCTCGCTGGAGGACCCGCTGGAGAAGCACATGTCGCCGCCGCTGCCCCAGGTCGGCTCGGGCGAGCCGGTCGGGGACCTGATGTCCGTGCTCGGCACGGCGGACGCGGCGATCGTCCTGGTCGAGGGCAAGCCGACCGGAGTGGTCAGCCGTCAGGATCTGCTGGCCTTCCTCGCCAAGGGCGGGAAGTAA
- a CDS encoding SGNH/GDSL hydrolase family protein, with the protein MTRMSRARVARRIAAGAAYGGGGIGLAGAAAMGLLLAEVRLAKRQVGNGTTPHVPQAEGRYGHVYATPDEPALRLVMLGDSTAAGQGVHRAAQTPGALLASGLAAVAERPVEFRNVALPGARSDDLDRQVALVLGDPGRVPDICVIMIGANDVTHRMPATRSVRHLSTAVRRLRTAGAEVVVGTCPDLGTIEPVQQPLRWLARRASRQLAAAQTIGAVEQGGRTVSLGDLLGPEFAANPRELFGPDNYHPSAEGYATAAMAVLPTVCAALGLWPAEEERPDVSRHEGFLPVARAAAEAASEAGTEVAAAVPSGPRGPWALLKRRRRRRVPVTEPAPVTPSP; encoded by the coding sequence ATGACGAGGATGTCGAGGGCGAGGGTGGCCCGGCGGATCGCGGCCGGTGCCGCGTACGGCGGCGGCGGGATCGGCTTGGCCGGCGCGGCGGCCATGGGGCTGCTGCTGGCGGAGGTACGGCTGGCCAAGCGACAGGTGGGCAACGGCACGACGCCGCATGTCCCCCAGGCGGAGGGCCGCTACGGCCATGTCTACGCCACCCCCGACGAACCGGCCCTGCGCCTGGTGATGCTGGGCGACTCCACGGCCGCGGGCCAGGGCGTCCACCGGGCCGCGCAGACACCGGGCGCGCTGCTCGCGTCGGGACTGGCCGCGGTGGCGGAACGCCCGGTGGAGTTCCGTAACGTCGCTCTGCCCGGGGCCCGCTCCGACGACCTCGACCGCCAAGTGGCCCTGGTCCTGGGGGATCCGGGGCGGGTACCGGACATCTGCGTGATCATGATCGGCGCGAACGACGTGACCCACCGGATGCCCGCGACCCGCTCGGTGCGTCATCTGTCGACAGCGGTACGACGGCTGCGTACGGCCGGCGCGGAGGTGGTGGTCGGCACCTGTCCCGACCTCGGCACGATCGAGCCGGTGCAGCAGCCGTTGCGCTGGCTGGCCCGCCGTGCCTCCCGGCAGCTGGCGGCGGCCCAGACGATCGGAGCGGTCGAACAGGGCGGCCGTACGGTGTCACTGGGCGATCTGCTCGGCCCGGAGTTCGCGGCGAACCCGCGCGAGCTGTTCGGCCCCGACAACTACCACCCCTCCGCGGAGGGTTACGCCACGGCGGCGATGGCCGTCCTGCCGACGGTCTGCGCGGCCCTGGGCCTGTGGCCGGCGGAGGAGGAGCGCCCGGACGTCTCCCGCCACGAGGGCTTCCTTCCGGTGGCACGAGCGGCGGCGGAGGCCGCGTCCGAGGCGGGCACCGAGGTCGCGGCCGCTGTGCCGAGCGGCCCGAGGGGCCCATGGGCCCTCCTGAAGAGGCGCAGGCGTCGGAGGGTGCCGGTGACGGAACCGGCCCCCGTGACCCCGTCGCCCTGA
- a CDS encoding acetyl-CoA C-acetyltransferase — protein sequence MPEAVIVSTARSPIGRAFKGSLKDLRPDDITATIIQAALAKVPELDPRDIDDLMLGCGLPGGEQGNNLGRIVAVQMGMDHLPGCTITRYCSSSLQTSRMALHAIKAGEGDVFISAGVEMVSRFAKGNSDSLPDTHNPFFAEAEARTAAVAEQEGTTWHDPREDGLVPDAYIAMGQTAENLARSKGVTRQDMDEFGVRSQNLAEEAIKNGFWEREITPVTLPDGTVVSKDDGPRAGVTLEGVQGLKPVFRPDGMVTAANCCPLNDGAAALVIMSDTKARELGLTPLARIVSTGVSGLSPEIMGLGPVEASQQALRRAGLGIDDIDLVEINEAFAAQVIPSYRDLGIDPDKLNVNGGAIAVGHPFGMTGARITGTLINSLQFHDKQFGLETMCVGGGQGMAMVIERLS from the coding sequence ATGCCCGAAGCCGTGATCGTCTCGACCGCCCGCTCCCCCATCGGCCGCGCCTTCAAGGGCTCCCTCAAGGACCTGCGCCCGGACGACATCACCGCCACGATCATCCAGGCCGCCCTCGCCAAGGTCCCGGAGCTCGACCCCCGGGACATCGACGACCTGATGCTCGGCTGCGGTCTGCCCGGCGGCGAGCAGGGCAACAACCTCGGACGGATCGTCGCCGTACAGATGGGGATGGACCACCTCCCCGGCTGCACGATCACCCGCTACTGCTCCTCCTCGCTCCAGACGAGCCGCATGGCCCTGCACGCCATCAAGGCCGGCGAGGGCGACGTCTTCATCTCGGCCGGCGTCGAGATGGTCTCCCGCTTCGCCAAGGGCAACTCCGACAGCCTCCCGGACACGCACAACCCCTTCTTCGCCGAGGCCGAGGCCCGCACCGCCGCCGTCGCGGAGCAGGAGGGCACGACCTGGCACGACCCGCGCGAGGACGGCCTCGTCCCGGACGCCTACATCGCGATGGGCCAGACCGCCGAGAACCTCGCCCGCTCGAAGGGCGTGACCCGCCAGGACATGGACGAGTTCGGCGTCCGCTCCCAGAACCTCGCCGAGGAAGCCATCAAGAACGGCTTCTGGGAGCGCGAGATCACCCCGGTCACCCTCCCCGACGGCACGGTCGTCTCCAAGGACGACGGCCCGCGCGCCGGCGTCACCCTGGAGGGCGTCCAGGGCCTCAAGCCGGTCTTCCGCCCCGACGGCATGGTCACCGCCGCCAACTGCTGTCCGCTCAACGACGGCGCCGCCGCGCTCGTCATCATGAGCGACACCAAGGCCCGCGAGCTCGGCCTGACCCCGCTCGCCCGCATCGTGTCGACCGGCGTCTCCGGCCTCTCCCCCGAGATCATGGGCCTCGGCCCGGTCGAGGCGTCCCAGCAGGCCCTGCGCCGGGCCGGCCTCGGTATCGACGACATCGACCTGGTCGAGATCAACGAGGCGTTCGCCGCCCAGGTGATCCCCTCCTACCGCGACCTCGGCATCGACCCCGACAAGCTGAACGTCAACGGCGGCGCCATCGCGGTCGGCCACCCCTTCGGCATGACGGGCGCCCGCATCACCGGCACGCTCATCAACTCCCTCCAGTTCCACGACAAGCAGTTCGGTCTGGAGACGATGTGCGTCGGCGGCGGGCAGGGCATGGCGATGGTCATCGAGCGCCTCAGCTGA
- a CDS encoding DUF4287 domain-containing protein produces the protein MSHVLSEETHRNMLARIPHCTGREVSDWLRTVEDGPALFRFEEKVSWLRHEHNLAYGHAKAIVHEYDLRRAARKLL, from the coding sequence ATGTCCCACGTCCTCTCCGAGGAGACCCACCGCAACATGCTCGCCCGCATCCCCCACTGCACCGGTCGTGAAGTCTCCGACTGGCTCCGCACCGTCGAAGACGGTCCGGCCCTCTTCCGCTTCGAGGAAAAGGTCAGCTGGCTCCGCCACGAACACAACCTCGCGTACGGCCACGCGAAGGCGATCGTCCACGAGTACGACCTGAGGAGGGCGGCGCGCAAACTCCTTTAG